One genomic region from Prochlorococcus marinus str. SB encodes:
- a CDS encoding ribonuclease catalytic domain-containing protein — MKDLTDLKTYIIDSDDPHEVDDAISLEIKEGNKKNLWIHISNPCKLFLHDSNVDLNARKRNSSLYLIDQYVPMLPKNILEKANLAQNKVSETISAAIEFNDDGSINKYEITEAIIKPKYQLTYEDANEILEIEPKEEIELIEIKKLLDKSIKFRKKQGAIIFESPNNKIKLYEDKIILTKLEKTISQIIIEESMILMGYVTSLFIDKYDLAAAYRIQKINCNPSEILDRYNDSHIKFIILKQYMGRSYITTKPGNHESLGLKMYVQCTSPLRRYLDLIIQRQVYNKINNYEVLSIDSVSKIIDYSKNRQSENNNIFKNDKYKYLKLFFKNEEKAFYKIIFVKWINQKKNIALVYFPDYSLEILITLFVSIEIYSNKIYKVKYIINDSNLLEFIY, encoded by the coding sequence TTGAAAGATTTAACTGATTTAAAAACATATATTATTGACTCTGATGATCCACATGAGGTTGATGACGCTATTTCATTAGAAATAAAAGAAGGAAATAAAAAAAATTTATGGATACATATTAGTAATCCATGCAAACTCTTTTTGCATGATTCTAATGTTGATTTAAATGCAAGGAAGAGAAATAGCAGTTTATATTTAATTGATCAATATGTCCCAATGCTTCCTAAAAATATTCTTGAAAAGGCAAATCTAGCTCAAAATAAAGTTTCAGAAACTATTAGTGCAGCAATAGAATTCAATGACGATGGATCAATAAATAAATATGAAATAACTGAAGCAATAATAAAACCAAAATATCAATTAACATATGAAGATGCAAATGAAATATTAGAAATAGAACCCAAAGAAGAAATAGAATTAATTGAGATTAAAAAATTATTAGATAAAAGTATTAAATTTAGAAAGAAACAAGGAGCAATTATTTTTGAAAGTCCAAATAATAAAATTAAATTATATGAAGATAAGATTATACTAACTAAATTAGAGAAAACAATATCACAAATTATAATTGAAGAATCAATGATATTAATGGGTTATGTAACAAGTTTATTTATAGATAAATATGATTTAGCGGCTGCATATAGGATTCAAAAAATAAACTGTAATCCATCTGAAATACTCGATAGATATAATGATAGTCATATTAAATTTATAATATTAAAACAATATATGGGAAGAAGTTATATAACAACTAAGCCAGGAAACCACGAATCATTAGGCCTTAAAATGTATGTACAATGCACATCACCACTACGTAGATATCTTGATTTGATTATACAAAGACAAGTATATAATAAAATTAATAATTACGAAGTTCTTAGTATAGATTCAGTATCTAAGATTATTGATTATTCAAAAAATAGACAATCAGAAAATAATAATATATTTAAAAATGATAAATATAAGTATTTAAAATTATTTTTTAAGAATGAAGAAAAAGCTTTTTATAAAATTATATTCGTTAAGTGGATTAATCAAAAAAAAAATATTGCTTTGGTTTATTTTCCAGATTATTCACTAGAAATACTTATTACTCTTTTTGTATCAATAGAAATATATAGTAATAAAATATATAAAGTTAAATATATTATAAATGATAGTAATCTTTTAGAATTTATTTATTAA
- a CDS encoding tRNA (cytidine(34)-2'-O)-methyltransferase, whose product MEVALFEPRIPQNTGNIARSCAAFNLPLNLIEPLGFKLEDKYLKRAGLDYWPLVTVNQYENFEKFLASKSTKRIISFSKKNGLYLNDFKFKQDDILLFGREDSGLPDSIIDKSDFLISIFMPNIQNGNNDQKGVRSLNLSVACGIAIYEAHKQINFQNGN is encoded by the coding sequence TTGGAAGTCGCTCTTTTTGAACCAAGAATCCCACAAAATACTGGTAATATTGCCAGATCATGTGCTGCGTTTAATTTACCTTTAAATCTTATAGAGCCCTTGGGTTTTAAGCTAGAAGATAAATATTTAAAAAGAGCAGGATTAGACTATTGGCCTCTAGTTACTGTTAATCAGTATGAGAATTTTGAAAAATTTTTAGCCTCAAAATCAACAAAAAGAATAATTTCTTTTAGTAAAAAAAATGGATTATATTTGAATGATTTTAAATTTAAGCAAGATGATATTTTGCTATTTGGGAGAGAAGATTCAGGATTACCCGATTCCATAATTGATAAAAGCGACTTTTTAATTTCAATATTTATGCCGAATATACAGAATGGAAACAATGATCAAAAAGGTGTTAGAAGTCTAAACCTTTCTGTAGCATGCGGAATTGCTATATATGAGGCCCACAAACAAATAAATTTTCAAAATGGTAATTAA
- the metG gene encoding methionine--tRNA ligase, which produces MTFVITTPLYYVNDKPHLGSVYTTIICDSIARYKRLAGEEVIFITGVDEHGLKIQRTANEKGIAPKSHCDEISEVFKNNWKDWNISYDKFIRTSSKNHEFVVNEFYERVKASDDIYMGVQKGWYCVGCEEFKDNPENSSTYKCPIHQKNLEWKNEENLFFRLSKYQKEIEKIINEPSFIEPIERKNEIINFVSRGLKDFSISRTNVSWGIPVPDYDNHTFYVWFDALLGYVSAISSDATEHSLEKSINGGWPADVHLIGKDILRFHAVYWPAMLISAKMKVPKKVFGHGFLTREGQKMGKSLGNVLDPDLLLTKYGNDPVRWYLIKDISLGNDGDFQDKRFVDIINNDLANTIGNLLNRTLSMSRKWFDNKVPNNKKILSENKLENYAKIAVENYIYNFDNYKLDLAANEVLSLAINTNLYLNDNQPWVLIKEKDNLPLVKEIIYNVLESTRIIGLLLLPLLPELSIKINEQLGSIYRKEISWKKQLIWGLLVSNSSLPKPTPIINKLEYEQKL; this is translated from the coding sequence ATGACTTTTGTCATTACTACACCTTTATATTATGTTAATGATAAACCACATTTAGGAAGTGTATATACAACAATAATTTGTGACTCAATAGCTAGGTACAAAAGGCTTGCAGGTGAAGAAGTTATTTTCATCACTGGTGTTGATGAACATGGTTTAAAAATACAAAGAACAGCTAATGAAAAGGGTATTGCTCCAAAATCACATTGTGATGAAATCTCAGAGGTCTTTAAAAATAATTGGAAAGATTGGAATATATCCTATGACAAATTTATAAGAACAAGCTCAAAAAATCATGAATTTGTTGTTAATGAATTTTATGAAAGAGTAAAAGCATCAGATGATATCTATATGGGAGTTCAAAAAGGTTGGTATTGTGTCGGTTGCGAAGAATTTAAAGATAATCCAGAAAATTCATCAACATACAAATGTCCAATACATCAAAAAAATCTAGAATGGAAAAATGAAGAGAATCTCTTTTTTAGGCTTTCAAAATATCAAAAAGAAATCGAGAAAATAATCAACGAACCTTCTTTTATAGAGCCAATAGAAAGAAAGAATGAAATTATAAATTTTGTTTCTAGAGGTTTAAAGGATTTTTCAATTTCAAGAACAAATGTTTCATGGGGAATTCCTGTCCCTGATTACGATAACCATACCTTTTATGTGTGGTTTGATGCTTTACTTGGATATGTAAGTGCCATTAGTTCTGATGCGACAGAACATTCATTGGAAAAGTCAATTAATGGAGGATGGCCAGCTGATGTTCATTTAATTGGTAAGGATATTCTGAGATTCCATGCTGTATATTGGCCTGCAATGCTCATTTCTGCCAAAATGAAAGTTCCTAAGAAGGTTTTTGGGCACGGATTTCTTACAAGAGAGGGGCAAAAAATGGGTAAAAGCTTAGGAAATGTACTCGACCCTGATTTATTGCTTACAAAATATGGAAATGATCCTGTAAGATGGTACCTCATTAAAGACATATCATTAGGAAATGATGGAGATTTTCAAGATAAAAGATTTGTTGACATCATCAATAATGACTTAGCTAATACAATTGGTAATTTATTAAATAGAACATTATCTATGTCTAGAAAATGGTTTGATAATAAAGTGCCAAATAATAAAAAAATTTTAAGTGAAAATAAATTAGAAAATTATGCCAAAATTGCAGTTGAAAACTATATTTATAACTTTGATAACTACAAATTAGATTTAGCAGCTAATGAAGTACTTAGCCTAGCAATTAATACAAATTTGTATTTGAATGATAATCAGCCATGGGTGCTAATAAAAGAGAAAGATAATCTACCTCTAGTTAAAGAAATTATTTATAACGTTTTAGAAAGTACCAGAATAATAGGATTATTATTACTACCTTTATTACCCGAATTATCTATAAAAATTAATGAACAACTTGGCTCTATATACAGAAAGGAAATTTCTTGGAAAAAACAATTAATTTGGGGATTATTAGTTAGCAACTCAAGTCTTCCTAAACCCACTCCAATCATAAATAAACTTGAGTATGAGCAAAAATTATAG
- the rpmG gene encoding 50S ribosomal protein L33 translates to MAKKGTRVVVTLECTEARTSTDPKRSNGVSRYTTEKNRRNTTERLELKKFNPHLNRMTIHKEIK, encoded by the coding sequence ATGGCCAAAAAAGGGACAAGAGTTGTAGTGACCCTGGAATGTACTGAAGCTAGGACAAGCACAGATCCTAAGAGATCTAATGGTGTCTCAAGATATACTACTGAAAAGAATCGCAGAAATACAACAGAAAGATTAGAACTAAAAAAGTTTAATCCTCATTTAAACAGAATGACCATTCACAAAGAAATTAAGTAA
- the pheT gene encoding phenylalanine--tRNA ligase subunit beta — protein MKVSQNWLKNLVEITSTPEDLSEKLSIGGFEVESLEDCSKNVNGVVLGKVLSVLKHEGSDKLSICQVDIGNSKNLQIICGARNIKSNIYVYVATVGAKLNAVDLTIKRSEIRGVISEGMICSLQELGLEDSSEGIEIIDEGLALKHELGTPGSELLQLNDFIYDLAITANRPDGMSVMGIAREISALLESTLNFPELNHKYNIHLLKGIKLCPEAIESNCIYTISCIDGVNGEKLSPNWLKDRIEKSGIKSINLLVDLTNYILLEQGQPLHAFDKDKLSNLIGKEVSPEDFSVRKGKDNESLICLDGKEYDLNDNITVITCCDKPVAIAGVIGGLETSVSNTTSSIYLEGAVFNPVTIRKSSKAAGIRTESSSRYEKGISSKNTISAVTRAFNLLEEYFSINSPIINTSNLISNEDIFIKLRRNRIHKILGPLIINDQFEKRNLSDNEIVDKLTLIGCTLKNKEYGWDVAVIPNRSHDLTREIDLIEEIARLIGYDRFDLKLPNPIKPGKLSSEQLALRKLKNGFIENGFNEVLSYSLVPEDDEKLIKISNPLLLETSCLRDNIWKEHLEIVNRNIKAGQASCYIFEIGNVFQKKTEFIQEEVLNGAIFGNKKFGKWINSGKDNDLNYFQARGKLKEALSSLNIKIDDKPTDSIDFLHPGRTAKLVIEGKDAGYFGEIHPKLILEKKSLKKVYLFNINVSNLLGASTRKNKWIPIYKQYPIVPKMERDINFVFSKKFLISEITSQIRKTGKNLLEDVNLLDVFEDTKFGDDHISYTFRLSYRDKDKTLLDSDITSIHSNIISNVEKCFNTKLRN, from the coding sequence ATGAAAGTTTCTCAAAATTGGTTGAAAAATTTAGTAGAAATTACTTCTACTCCTGAAGATCTCTCTGAGAAATTATCTATTGGTGGATTCGAGGTTGAATCATTAGAAGATTGTTCAAAAAATGTAAATGGTGTTGTTTTAGGAAAGGTATTATCTGTTTTAAAACACGAAGGATCTGACAAACTTTCAATTTGCCAAGTCGATATTGGTAATTCAAAGAATTTACAAATTATCTGTGGTGCGCGCAATATTAAATCAAATATTTATGTTTATGTTGCTACTGTCGGCGCGAAATTAAATGCAGTTGATTTAACTATTAAAAGAAGTGAAATTAGAGGTGTCATTAGTGAAGGAATGATATGTTCACTGCAGGAACTGGGTTTAGAGGACTCTAGCGAAGGGATAGAGATCATTGATGAAGGTTTGGCCCTAAAACATGAATTGGGGACTCCAGGGTCTGAATTGCTTCAATTAAATGATTTTATATATGATTTAGCCATTACAGCTAATAGACCTGATGGAATGTCTGTAATGGGTATAGCCCGTGAAATTTCTGCTCTTTTAGAATCCACCTTAAATTTTCCAGAATTAAACCATAAATACAATATTCATTTACTTAAGGGAATTAAACTTTGTCCAGAGGCTATAGAATCTAATTGCATTTATACAATAAGCTGCATTGATGGAGTAAATGGAGAGAAATTATCGCCAAATTGGCTTAAAGACCGTATAGAAAAATCAGGTATAAAATCTATTAATCTTCTAGTTGATTTGACAAATTATATTCTATTAGAACAAGGTCAACCTTTGCATGCGTTTGATAAAGATAAATTGTCAAACTTAATTGGTAAGGAAGTTTCTCCAGAAGATTTCTCTGTAAGAAAAGGCAAGGATAACGAAAGCCTTATTTGCTTAGATGGTAAAGAATATGACTTAAATGACAATATTACAGTTATTACTTGTTGTGATAAACCTGTAGCTATTGCAGGGGTTATAGGAGGTTTAGAGACTTCTGTAAGTAATACTACCTCATCTATTTACCTTGAAGGCGCTGTTTTTAATCCAGTTACTATAAGAAAATCTTCCAAGGCGGCTGGCATAAGAACAGAATCTAGCAGCAGGTATGAAAAAGGGATTTCATCAAAAAATACAATAAGTGCAGTAACAAGGGCATTTAATCTTTTAGAAGAATATTTTTCTATTAATTCACCAATCATCAATACTTCAAATTTAATAAGTAATGAGGATATTTTTATTAAACTACGGAGAAATCGAATTCATAAAATTCTTGGTCCATTAATTATTAACGATCAATTTGAAAAAAGAAATTTATCTGATAATGAAATAGTTGATAAATTAACACTCATAGGTTGTACTTTAAAGAATAAAGAATATGGCTGGGATGTAGCAGTAATTCCAAATAGATCTCATGATTTAACAAGAGAAATAGATTTAATAGAAGAAATAGCAAGATTAATAGGGTATGACAGATTCGACTTAAAACTTCCTAATCCAATTAAGCCTGGAAAATTGTCATCAGAACAGTTGGCATTGAGAAAATTAAAAAATGGTTTTATAGAAAATGGTTTTAACGAGGTACTAAGCTATTCTCTTGTTCCTGAAGACGATGAAAAACTTATAAAGATTTCTAATCCTTTGTTATTAGAAACAAGCTGTCTTAGAGATAATATCTGGAAAGAACATTTGGAGATAGTAAACCGTAATATAAAAGCTGGACAAGCAAGTTGTTATATATTTGAAATTGGAAATGTTTTTCAAAAGAAAACTGAGTTCATTCAAGAAGAAGTTCTGAATGGTGCGATTTTTGGAAATAAAAAATTTGGAAAATGGATAAATTCTGGTAAAGATAATGATCTTAATTATTTCCAGGCCAGAGGAAAGTTAAAGGAGGCTTTATCATCTTTGAACATAAAAATTGATGATAAACCTACTGATTCAATTGATTTTCTTCATCCAGGAAGAACTGCAAAATTAGTTATTGAAGGGAAAGATGCAGGTTATTTTGGTGAAATACATCCCAAACTAATATTAGAAAAGAAGTCATTAAAAAAAGTTTATTTATTTAACATAAATGTTTCTAACCTTTTGGGAGCTAGTACAAGAAAAAATAAATGGATTCCAATATATAAGCAATACCCCATTGTTCCGAAAATGGAAAGGGATATAAATTTTGTTTTCAGTAAGAAATTTTTAATTAGCGAAATAACATCACAAATAAGAAAAACAGGAAAAAATCTCTTAGAGGATGTAAATTTACTTGATGTTTTTGAAGATACTAAATTTGGAGATGATCATATAAGTTATACATTTAGATTATCTTATAGAGATAAAGATAAAACATTACTGGACTCTGACATTACATCAATACATTCAAATATCATTTCTAATGTTGAAAAATGTTT
- a CDS encoding DUF1651 domain-containing protein, producing MTENFWLINSNRSRVKRFSKNNRNEDKFFEYMFIDSGRILGVLGKEPPLMTTREELKVDKARDEWRKLIAQGWRRTKPVWENY from the coding sequence TTGACAGAAAATTTTTGGCTTATAAATTCGAATCGTTCAAGGGTTAAAAGGTTTTCAAAGAATAATCGAAATGAAGATAAATTTTTTGAATATATGTTTATTGACTCTGGAAGAATACTTGGTGTTTTAGGAAAAGAACCACCTCTTATGACAACCAGAGAAGAACTTAAAGTTGATAAAGCTAGAGATGAATGGAGAAAGTTAATCGCTCAAGGTTGGAGGAGAACCAAACCAGTTTGGGAAAACTATTAG
- the rpsR gene encoding 30S ribosomal protein S18, whose protein sequence is MPNSIFKKQLSPIKPGDPIDYKDVELLKKFITERGKILPRRMTGLTSKQQRDLTLAVKRARIVALLPFVNPEG, encoded by the coding sequence ATGCCTAATTCAATTTTCAAAAAACAATTATCACCTATCAAACCAGGCGATCCTATTGACTATAAGGATGTAGAACTACTAAAAAAATTTATAACTGAGAGGGGCAAAATCCTACCAAGAAGAATGACAGGTTTAACCTCTAAGCAACAAAGAGATCTCACATTAGCTGTAAAAAGAGCCAGAATTGTAGCTCTTTTACCCTTTGTAAATCCTGAAGGATAA
- the lptC gene encoding LPS export ABC transporter periplasmic protein LptC gives MSKNYRLIIFLTLFMLGCAPSVIDENKVIQKIDSLDMTIFSKSGDKIYSITSPNSSYDNIELKFELKKPIINILNGKETKYIISSEESTLSDNNKLLKLKGNVKLKTLKNNEDILNADNFIWNIENTNYLLEGNIRFENQNIILNSGKAILGSDDIIEFFNPVKYIIKEENNENKYEINSENAFYNLNTESVSFEAKDKRVKSIIYF, from the coding sequence ATGAGCAAAAATTATAGATTAATAATTTTCCTTACATTATTTATGCTTGGTTGCGCTCCCAGTGTAATTGATGAAAATAAAGTTATCCAAAAAATAGACAGTTTAGATATGACTATATTCTCTAAAAGTGGAGATAAAATATATTCTATTACCAGTCCAAATTCAAGTTATGACAATATCGAATTAAAATTCGAATTAAAAAAACCTATTATTAATATTCTTAATGGGAAAGAAACTAAATATATTATTAGTTCAGAAGAATCTACATTATCAGACAATAATAAACTCTTGAAATTGAAAGGGAATGTTAAATTAAAAACTTTAAAAAATAATGAGGATATTTTAAATGCTGATAATTTTATTTGGAATATAGAAAATACTAACTATCTATTAGAGGGAAATATAAGATTTGAAAATCAAAATATCATCTTAAATTCAGGAAAAGCCATATTGGGTTCAGATGACATAATTGAATTTTTCAATCCAGTAAAATATATAATTAAAGAAGAAAATAACGAAAATAAATATGAAATAAACTCAGAAAATGCTTTCTATAATTTAAATACTGAATCAGTAAGCTTTGAAGCAAAAGATAAAAGAGTTAAATCAATAATATATTTTTAA
- a CDS encoding peroxiredoxin — MSLRVGQEAPDFSATAVYDQEFKEITLSGLRGKWVVLFFYPLDFTFVCPTEITAFSDRYQDFSALNTEILGVSVDSKHCHLAWIQTPRNEGGIGDINYPLVSDLKREICQAYNVLNDDGEADRGLFLINPEGVVMHTTVNKAPVGRNVDETLRILQGYQYVAANPDEVCPANWTPGEKTMLEDPKGSKEYFSAL, encoded by the coding sequence ATGAGCTTAAGAGTTGGCCAAGAAGCACCAGATTTTAGTGCTACAGCAGTATATGATCAAGAGTTTAAAGAGATTACACTTTCAGGTCTAAGAGGTAAATGGGTTGTTCTATTCTTTTACCCACTAGATTTTACATTTGTATGTCCAACTGAAATCACTGCATTTAGTGATAGATACCAAGATTTCTCGGCACTTAATACGGAAATACTTGGGGTATCAGTTGATAGCAAACACTGTCATTTGGCTTGGATACAAACCCCAAGAAATGAAGGTGGTATAGGTGATATTAACTATCCTTTAGTTTCTGACTTAAAAAGAGAAATTTGCCAGGCTTACAATGTTCTAAATGATGATGGGGAAGCTGATAGAGGTTTATTTCTTATCAATCCAGAAGGAGTAGTTATGCATACGACCGTTAACAAGGCTCCTGTAGGTAGAAATGTTGATGAAACGCTAAGGATTCTTCAAGGTTATCAATACGTAGCGGCAAACCCCGATGAAGTATGTCCAGCAAATTGGACCCCTGGGGAGAAAACAATGTTAGAGGACCCCAAAGGTAGTAAGGAATATTTTTCTGCGCTATAG
- the clpS gene encoding ATP-dependent Clp protease adapter ClpS, protein MFNSLSTVLDPKKSKAKYPEARVIVLDDNFNTFQHVANCLLTIIPSMSKQRAWDLTIKVDKTGSAEVWRGNFEQAELYHEQLISKGLTMAPIEKT, encoded by the coding sequence ATGTTTAATTCACTTAGCACAGTCCTAGATCCAAAAAAATCTAAAGCAAAATATCCAGAAGCAAGAGTTATAGTTCTTGATGACAATTTTAATACTTTTCAGCATGTCGCAAATTGTCTTCTAACAATTATTCCAAGCATGAGTAAACAAAGAGCATGGGATCTAACAATCAAAGTTGATAAAACAGGATCTGCAGAGGTATGGAGAGGTAATTTTGAACAGGCAGAGTTATATCATGAGCAACTAATCAGCAAAGGATTAACAATGGCTCCAATTGAGAAAACATAA
- a CDS encoding bifunctional adenosylcobinamide kinase/adenosylcobinamide-phosphate guanylyltransferase — MNAKVLNISEYSSHIVLITGGTKSGKSEFAEHLAKEVKKLSYVALSENNLDDKEWQDKINLHRKRRPKDWKLIETTDLLNTLRNEEGPLLIDSIGGFVMKSIGKEQNEWSTKMNSLISLLMKRKSITIIVGEQVGWSLVSEYKIGNTYIERIGELQKRITKISKDNWLAINGRAIKIDEISIEIPT; from the coding sequence ATGAATGCCAAGGTTTTAAATATTAGTGAATATTCATCTCATATAGTTTTAATTACAGGGGGGACAAAGAGTGGGAAAAGTGAATTCGCGGAGCATCTTGCAAAGGAGGTAAAAAAATTATCATATGTTGCCTTATCTGAAAACAATTTGGATGATAAAGAATGGCAAGATAAAATTAATTTACATAGAAAAAGAAGACCAAAAGATTGGAAATTAATAGAAACGACAGATCTATTAAATACATTAAGGAATGAAGAAGGTCCATTATTAATAGACTCTATTGGGGGATTCGTGATGAAAAGTATTGGCAAGGAACAAAATGAATGGTCAACAAAAATGAATTCACTTATAAGTCTTTTAATGAAAAGAAAAAGCATAACAATTATTGTTGGAGAACAAGTAGGTTGGAGTTTGGTCTCTGAATATAAAATTGGTAATACATATATTGAGAGAATCGGCGAACTTCAAAAGAGAATAACCAAAATATCAAAAGATAATTGGCTGGCCATAAACGGCAGAGCAATCAAAATAGATGAAATAAGTATTGAAATACCTACTTAA
- a CDS encoding cofactor assembly of complex C subunit B — protein MGFNGKSLISVGVILFIFQIANFISIETITPELERAQVLAAIASLIIILIGFLFKQFQPIAGEKALLKGENMFLFDKNMPDEVIDELAWGSEAILTSTAAAAILIHNDGVNILRRGITSSNDFKPGETCLRSIKDMKLISLANTKFYPGRDEFYNFCAEIPSILVVPINNKAFILIGGWSAKCFTKSDEKWINNWSKKINNIFSKNKI, from the coding sequence ATGGGATTCAATGGGAAATCATTAATATCAGTTGGTGTAATACTATTTATTTTTCAGATAGCAAATTTCATTTCAATAGAAACAATCACTCCTGAGCTTGAAAGAGCACAAGTGTTAGCTGCAATAGCTTCGTTAATTATTATTTTGATAGGTTTTTTATTTAAACAATTCCAACCCATAGCTGGTGAGAAAGCTCTTTTAAAAGGAGAAAATATGTTTCTCTTCGATAAAAACATGCCGGATGAAGTTATTGATGAACTTGCATGGGGTTCTGAAGCGATATTAACTTCTACAGCAGCAGCAGCAATATTAATCCACAATGATGGCGTTAATATATTGAGGAGGGGTATCACTTCAAGTAATGATTTTAAACCTGGGGAAACTTGTCTGAGATCTATTAAAGATATGAAATTAATATCATTGGCAAACACTAAATTTTATCCTGGAAGAGATGAATTTTATAATTTTTGCGCTGAAATTCCATCTATTTTAGTTGTACCTATAAATAATAAGGCTTTCATATTGATAGGAGGCTGGAGTGCTAAGTGTTTTACGAAATCTGATGAAAAATGGATTAATAACTGGTCCAAAAAAATTAATAATATTTTCTCAAAAAATAAAATTTAA